From a single Sphingobium sp. genomic region:
- a CDS encoding MraY family glycosyltransferase has protein sequence MQIQVYILYILLTAGLTYGLSVNGERIGHALRLMDMPNARKLHQRATPLLGGLALLIVFLPISLALASQVNGGVFSRPGIIWTLSVAGMALVGILDDRHSISPRTRLFASASIFALAAYADPAFNVRVLDFEYPNLMIGLGPKTVAILFTVLCCVGLVNAVNMADGKNALVIGLCLGWLFLITPRAPITLIPYIGLLVATLAVLLAFNKDGKLFLGDGGAYGLATALALLTIAIYNRPGEHSTRAISADEIMILFAVPVLDAFRLSWKRMRRGQSPMAADRDHLHHHLQDRFGWPRGLFVYWFVALAPATVYLNFL, from the coding sequence ATGCAAATTCAGGTCTATATTTTATATATATTGCTCACTGCAGGTCTCACTTATGGACTTTCCGTAAATGGTGAGCGGATCGGGCATGCGCTGCGCCTCATGGACATGCCCAATGCTCGCAAATTGCATCAACGCGCGACGCCCTTATTAGGCGGCCTCGCTCTACTCATTGTCTTTCTGCCTATTTCCTTAGCCCTTGCCAGCCAGGTTAATGGCGGCGTCTTCTCAAGGCCTGGGATCATCTGGACGTTAAGCGTGGCAGGCATGGCCTTGGTTGGTATATTGGACGACCGGCACTCAATATCGCCGCGGACAAGACTATTTGCTTCAGCGTCGATATTTGCGCTGGCCGCCTATGCCGATCCGGCATTCAATGTCCGTGTGCTGGATTTCGAATATCCAAATTTGATGATCGGCTTAGGTCCCAAAACGGTCGCAATCTTGTTCACTGTACTGTGCTGTGTTGGCCTCGTTAATGCAGTGAATATGGCGGACGGCAAAAACGCGCTCGTTATCGGTCTCTGTCTGGGCTGGCTGTTCCTCATAACGCCGCGCGCGCCAATCACGCTCATTCCCTATATAGGCCTGCTCGTTGCCACTTTGGCCGTGCTTCTGGCTTTCAATAAGGATGGCAAACTCTTTTTAGGGGATGGCGGCGCCTATGGCCTTGCAACCGCCTTGGCGCTTCTCACCATCGCAATTTACAACAGACCTGGCGAGCATAGCACGCGTGCAATATCTGCCGATGAAATCATGATATTGTTCGCCGTTCCGGTTTTGGATGCCTTCCGATTGTCATGGAAGCGTATGCGTCGAGGCCAATCTCCCATGGCGGCGGATCGCGACCATCTCCATCACCATCTTCAGGATCGATTTGGCTGGCCGAGAGGACTATTTGTTTACTGGTTCGTGGCGCTCGCGCCTGCAACTGTATATCTCAACTTCCTATAA
- a CDS encoding polysaccharide biosynthesis tyrosine autokinase produces the protein MQDQYNALGRAITREERRLRANQSQAYQEALSRERQVAAQFNAMKQDLDRQRRDTIQFNIYQREADTNRELYDALLQRYKEIGVAGSVGASNIAVVDQAEPSTSPSAPKLSVNLGIALLIGIGLALAAVLALEQIDEGIRSPADVWHLLKLPLLGNVPLTGGDPMDELADVKSRISESYFSIRSALAFSTTHGLPSSLAVVSTQPSEGKSTTAAALATIIGRTGKSVLLVDADLRSPSVHHLMEVPNVRGFSNLLTGDDDVQACLTKTSLKGLSVMPTGPLPPSPSELLSSDRLAEVIAMLCTEFDHVIFDAPPVLGLADAPLIGRAVEGSIYVIEPGRAPVRGIRSAIQRIQMLGGVLFGVIVTKIDLTRQHYGYSYGYGYGYGYGYGYGDGYSYGSNRKDNSDERDAA, from the coding sequence TTGCAGGACCAATACAATGCTTTGGGCCGCGCGATCACACGCGAGGAACGACGTCTTCGCGCCAATCAGTCTCAGGCCTATCAGGAAGCGTTGAGCCGTGAACGCCAGGTGGCCGCACAATTTAATGCGATGAAGCAGGATCTCGACCGTCAACGGCGCGATACCATTCAGTTTAACATTTATCAGCGCGAGGCGGACACCAACCGCGAGCTTTATGATGCACTGTTGCAGCGCTATAAGGAAATTGGTGTTGCAGGATCCGTAGGTGCAAGCAACATTGCCGTTGTTGATCAAGCAGAACCCTCAACATCGCCTTCTGCCCCCAAATTGTCGGTGAACCTTGGCATTGCCTTACTTATCGGCATTGGCCTAGCTTTGGCAGCCGTGTTGGCCTTGGAACAAATCGACGAAGGCATTCGCAGCCCTGCTGATGTTTGGCACCTTCTGAAACTGCCGCTCTTGGGCAATGTTCCTCTGACGGGTGGCGATCCGATGGACGAACTTGCGGACGTAAAATCGCGAATATCAGAATCCTATTTTTCCATACGATCGGCCTTGGCATTTTCTACGACACATGGATTGCCAAGCTCGCTGGCCGTGGTTTCAACGCAGCCAAGTGAGGGTAAATCAACAACTGCGGCCGCCTTGGCGACCATCATTGGGCGAACCGGCAAATCTGTGCTGTTGGTCGACGCAGATCTTCGCTCTCCGTCGGTGCACCATCTCATGGAAGTACCCAATGTGCGGGGCTTCAGCAATTTGCTGACTGGTGATGATGATGTGCAGGCCTGCCTGACCAAGACATCGCTCAAGGGACTGAGCGTGATGCCGACCGGTCCATTGCCGCCAAGCCCCTCTGAATTGCTGAGCAGTGATCGTTTGGCAGAAGTGATTGCAATGCTGTGCACAGAATTTGATCATGTGATCTTTGACGCGCCGCCGGTGCTTGGCCTTGCCGACGCCCCATTGATTGGCCGGGCGGTCGAAGGCTCAATTTACGTCATCGAGCCTGGTCGTGCACCCGTACGCGGCATCCGCTCAGCGATACAGCGGATCCAAATGCTTGGAGGCGTCCTCTTCGGGGTAATTGTCACCAAGATCGACCTGACGCGTCAGCATTATGGCTATTCCTATGGCTATGGTTACGGTTATGGCTATGGTTATGGTTATGGCGATGGATACAGCTATGGCTCCAATCGCAAAGACAATAGCGATGAGCGAGACGCAGCTTGA
- a CDS encoding Wzz/FepE/Etk N-terminal domain-containing protein, whose protein sequence is MSNNSIDNQNDVELFFNKNNLEEDNERLLPPILLQYWQTARRWRWVLFSIILASLVIGLVVTLISAPLYTSRAQVEISRQQKNVTKVEGVEAAEAGRDLEFYATQYKLLEAFLWRSA, encoded by the coding sequence GTGTCGAATAATTCTATTGATAATCAGAATGATGTAGAATTATTTTTTAACAAGAATAATCTTGAAGAAGATAATGAGCGGCTGCTTCCGCCCATCCTTTTACAATATTGGCAAACCGCCCGCAGATGGCGGTGGGTGCTGTTTTCCATCATTTTGGCAAGCTTGGTTATAGGCTTAGTCGTCACTTTGATTTCAGCGCCGCTTTACACATCGCGCGCGCAGGTCGAAATTAGCCGGCAGCAAAAAAATGTCACAAAAGTCGAGGGCGTGGAGGCTGCAGAGGCTGGGCGCGACCTCGAATTTTACGCAACCCAGTATAAATTATTGGAAGCGTTTCTCTGGCGCAGCGCGTAG
- a CDS encoding tyrosine-type recombinase/integrase yields the protein MIVQVLQEYTTTPDWRAEFKRLEGAYAPSTIKAYYIDVGDFEKWCAAKNVAMLPASPSTVCAYLEDIAPYLAVASVRRRLYAISRCHQLLRLPDPSRDEDVHLSIRRIMRAKHCRPQQAKGLTQEYLTKFLEVQPDTPWGLRNRALISLGYDILARRSELVALMTDDIEERHDGTLRLIIRRSKNDPFGMGRLAFTSKRSRDLVAEWLDWRGPYIEPLFCGIYQNRAINRALSADSVKLIIKHSARECGLEAVEAEAFSAHSLRVGAGSGSLTQRP from the coding sequence ATGATAGTTCAAGTTTTACAGGAATATACAACAACCCCGGATTGGCGGGCTGAGTTTAAGCGTCTTGAAGGCGCTTATGCGCCTTCAACGATCAAGGCCTATTATATCGATGTCGGCGATTTTGAAAAATGGTGCGCCGCTAAAAATGTGGCCATGTTGCCCGCATCACCGTCTACCGTCTGCGCCTATCTGGAAGACATCGCCCCCTATCTGGCGGTGGCGTCGGTAAGGCGGCGGCTTTATGCAATCAGCCGCTGCCATCAGCTGCTGCGCCTTCCTGATCCAAGCCGCGATGAAGATGTGCACCTGTCGATACGGCGGATCATGCGCGCCAAACATTGCCGGCCCCAACAGGCCAAGGGGCTGACCCAGGAATATCTTACAAAATTTCTGGAGGTGCAGCCCGATACGCCATGGGGGTTGCGCAATCGGGCGCTCATCTCCCTGGGCTATGACATATTGGCGCGCCGCTCAGAGCTGGTGGCGCTGATGACCGATGATATTGAGGAACGTCATGACGGCACATTGCGCCTGATCATTCGCCGGAGCAAGAATGACCCCTTTGGTATGGGGCGCCTCGCATTCACTTCGAAACGCAGCCGCGATCTGGTCGCTGAATGGCTCGACTGGCGCGGGCCCTATATCGAACCGCTCTTTTGTGGGATCTACCAGAATAGAGCCATTAACCGGGCCTTGAGCGCAGACAGCGTCAAGCTCATCATCAAGCATAGTGCACGCGAATGCGGGCTGGAGGCAGTCGAAGCAGAAGCATTCAGCGCCCACTCGCTGCGCGTCGGCGCGGGCTCAGGATCTCTTACGCAACGGCCATGA
- a CDS encoding ADP-ribosylglycohydrolase family protein → MEAIAARGRCFDIGITTRAALSRWKASGNPLAGSTAPDSAGNGSLMRLAPIAIRYWRDRPSLRHAAAQQSRTTHGAPQAIEACVEYAELLSDAIAGVPRHELLGGRKIKGDAVITKILGGAWRGKARSEIAASGYVAHSLEAALWSVGRSGNYRQAILSAANLGDDADTTAAIAGQLAGAIEGADAIPAACSRNLPGANG, encoded by the coding sequence ATGGAAGCTATAGCTGCACGGGGGCGCTGCTTCGATATTGGGATTACAACGCGCGCAGCGTTGAGCCGTTGGAAGGCGAGCGGCAACCCATTGGCCGGATCAACGGCTCCGGATAGCGCCGGCAATGGCAGTCTGATGCGGCTGGCGCCCATTGCGATCCGCTATTGGCGTGACCGGCCATCCTTGCGGCATGCAGCGGCACAGCAAAGCCGAACAACCCATGGCGCACCTCAGGCGATCGAGGCTTGTGTCGAATATGCCGAATTGCTCAGCGATGCGATTGCGGGCGTGCCGCGTCATGAGCTGTTGGGCGGCCGCAAGATCAAGGGCGATGCGGTGATTACCAAAATCCTTGGCGGCGCTTGGCGCGGCAAGGCGCGGAGCGAAATCGCTGCATCGGGCTATGTGGCGCACAGCCTGGAAGCGGCATTATGGTCTGTTGGGCGCAGCGGCAATTATCGCCAGGCCATATTGAGCGCTGCCAATCTTGGCGATGATGCTGACACGACGGCTGCAATTGCCGGCCAATTGGCGGGCGCGATTGAAGGCGCAGACGCAATACCGGCGGCTTGCTCCAGAAACTTGCCTGGCGCGAACGGCTGA
- a CDS encoding ADP-ribosylglycohydrolase family protein, translated as MNLRTSQSHPLQIANIQLPDGLGRIGITFCPGKYQPAAMTGGWARDLDSDLAAIQHWGASAVVSLIEPHEMQALHVPHLGEAVTQRNMHWYHLPITDVSVPDAQFEAQWQRASAELRHMLHAGFSVLVHCKGGLGRAGMIAAALLVELGEPAPSAIARVRQARPGAIETRAQEAYVTGLSALGFSSPDQSEAACADRARGALLGLAVGDALGTTLEFSRRDSAPFLSDMVGGGPFRLEAGQWTDDSAMALALADSLHEQGGLDEADLMARFVDWHENGSYSCTGALLRYWDYNARSVEPLEGERQPIGRINGSG; from the coding sequence ATGAATTTGCGCACCAGTCAAAGCCATCCATTACAAATCGCCAATATCCAGCTGCCCGATGGGCTTGGCCGGATCGGTATCACCTTCTGCCCTGGCAAATATCAGCCAGCCGCCATGACCGGCGGCTGGGCGCGTGATCTCGACAGTGATTTAGCAGCCATCCAACATTGGGGCGCGAGCGCCGTGGTGAGCCTTATCGAGCCTCATGAAATGCAGGCCCTTCACGTGCCGCATCTGGGCGAGGCGGTTACCCAGCGCAATATGCATTGGTATCATCTGCCCATCACCGATGTCTCGGTGCCCGATGCGCAATTTGAGGCGCAATGGCAGCGCGCCAGTGCAGAGCTAAGACACATGCTGCATGCAGGCTTTTCTGTGCTGGTCCATTGCAAGGGCGGGCTTGGCCGTGCCGGAATGATCGCGGCAGCATTGCTGGTCGAACTGGGTGAGCCTGCGCCGAGCGCCATTGCCCGCGTTAGGCAGGCGCGGCCCGGCGCCATCGAAACCCGTGCTCAAGAGGCATATGTTACTGGCCTTAGCGCATTAGGCTTTTCCAGCCCCGATCAAAGCGAAGCGGCCTGTGCCGACCGGGCGCGCGGTGCGCTCTTAGGTCTAGCTGTGGGTGATGCCCTTGGCACCACGCTTGAATTTTCACGTCGGGATAGCGCACCCTTTTTAAGCGATATGGTCGGCGGCGGTCCGTTCAGGCTTGAGGCTGGACAATGGACGGATGATAGCGCGATGGCGCTCGCGCTTGCTGACAGCCTCCATGAGCAGGGCGGCCTAGATGAGGCCGATCTCATGGCGCGCTTTGTCGATTGGCATGAAAATGGAAGCTATAGCTGCACGGGGGCGCTGCTTCGATATTGGGATTACAACGCGCGCAGCGTTGAGCCGTTGGAAGGCGAGCGGCAACCCATTGGCCGGATCAACGGCTCCGGATAG